The following are encoded together in the Asticcacaulis sp. genome:
- a CDS encoding dihydrofolate reductase family protein: protein MSKLILAMNVSIDGYIDDLAGTLVMGPPSPKVFEFWTATVRDQAAAIYGRRMYELMRYWEEDRPEWDAPLRAFADAWRKLPKWVVSGALTEVGPNATLISGDIAAQVRDLKTRIDGTISVSGPELAGLMTGLGLIDEYHLVMRPSVLGQGKPFFHTVPPPLRLISSARIDDDTLHLVYAPIG, encoded by the coding sequence ATGAGCAAGCTTATACTGGCAATGAATGTCTCGATCGACGGCTATATCGATGATCTCGCCGGCACACTGGTGATGGGGCCACCCAGCCCTAAGGTATTTGAGTTCTGGACCGCGACCGTGCGGGATCAGGCGGCGGCGATCTATGGGCGGCGCATGTACGAGCTTATGCGATACTGGGAGGAAGACCGGCCGGAATGGGACGCGCCATTGCGGGCGTTCGCCGATGCCTGGCGCAAACTGCCGAAATGGGTGGTATCGGGCGCGCTTACGGAGGTTGGTCCGAACGCTACGCTTATTTCCGGCGACATCGCGGCGCAGGTCCGCGATCTGAAGACCCGCATCGACGGCACGATCAGCGTGTCCGGCCCGGAACTGGCCGGCCTGATGACCGGTCTGGGGCTGATCGACGAATATCATCTCGTCATGCGGCCCTCTGTATTGGGCCAGGGCAAGCCGTTTTTCCACACTGTGCCGCCACCGCTGCGCCTGATTTCCAGTGCCAGGATCGACGACGACACCCTGCATCTGGTTTACGCGCCCATTGGCTAA